A genome region from Haliotis asinina isolate JCU_RB_2024 chromosome 11, JCU_Hal_asi_v2, whole genome shotgun sequence includes the following:
- the LOC137256382 gene encoding melanocortin receptor 5-like: MSILNMSTVATLTPNLTQRMTRTWTLEERAQLILTQPVAIISLILCFLAIAANCFSILATIMGPNGMVTHNKLIVSLGLSDILLSFSVVSHTVKKVFIPYPNPNSTQQEFLTFYCMTIFSFALYTMATVISLLNLFAMAVDHYVAIMKPLHYAAYLSRARGNCLIVTIWMLAILCGFSVFLSDFRNYGKSDLNYCHYLKKRDFQGEYLIISVAFFCLLIILYTYLRIYLEVRRVHRQGPSARMDYIRNRKALFTTLVIIGTFAVCWLPTCLMQIILTIQAKQSPQSIIKHFGVLLRLQRYLNCLILVNTLCDPIVYAVRLRDVKLGYRRIFQKCLFFRSKRRGSLQLTMERRNTQIARLLTMDSIAITTDKEAGTIPCATSIDKCSDSPTKEDQV, from the coding sequence ATGTCAATATTAAACATGAGTACAGTGGCAACTTTGACACCTAACCTGACCCAGAGAATGACGAGGACCTGGACACTGGAGGAGCGAGCACAGTTGATTCTCACCCAACCTGTTGCTATCATCAGTCTCATTCTCTGCTTTCTTGCTATCGCCGCAAACTGCTTCTCAATTCTTGCAACCATTATGGGCCCGAATGGTATGGTAACACACAACAAGCTGATAGTCAGCCTTGGACTGTCGGACATCCTGCTCAGTTTCAGCGTGGTGAGTCACACCGTCAAAAAGGTGTTCATACCCTACCCAAACCCCAACTCTACCCAACAAGAATTCCTCACATTCTATTGCAtgacaatattttcatttgcacTCTACACAATGGCCACAGTTATCTCCCTCTTGAACCTGTTTGCAATGGCTGTGGATCACTATGTTGCTATCATGAAACCCCTTCATTATGCTGCATATCTGTCTCGGGCACGTGGCAACTGTTTAATTGTTACCATATGGATGCTAGCAATTCTTTGCGgattttcagtgtttttgtCTGACTTCCGGAACTATGGCAAAAGTGATCTGAATTACTGCCATTATCTGAAGAAAAGAGATTTCCAAGGGGAATATCTCATCATTTCTGTTGCATTCTTCTGCCTCCTGATTATCCTGTACACATATCTTCGTATTTACCTTGAAGTAAGACGAGTTCACAGACAAGGCCCATCAGCGCGAATGGATTACATACGAAATCGAAAGGCTCTCTTTACAACCTTGGTCATCATTGGAACATTTGCTGTCTGCTGGCTGCCGACATGTCTGATGCAAATAATCCTGACAATCCAAGCCAAACAAAGTCCACAGTCCATCATCAAGCACTTCGGTGTCCTGCTGCGCCTTCAGCGCTATCTCAACTGCCTGATTCTAGTGAATACTCTGTGTGATCCCATTGTCTATGCAGTTCGTCTCAGAGATGTTAAACTTGGATACAGAAGGATTTTCCAGAAGTGTCTTTTTTTTCGGTCCAAACGCCGAGGCAGCCTACAGCTGACCATGGAGCGCCGAAACACCCAAATTGCACGCCTGCTTACGATGGATAGTATCGCAATAACCACCGACAAAGAGGCAGGCACCATACCCTGTGCAACCTCAATTGACAAGTGCAGTGATTCACCAACTAAAGAAGACCAAGTGTAA